Proteins from a single region of Spirochaetota bacterium:
- a CDS encoding sigma-70 family RNA polymerase sigma factor, with protein sequence MKEDSDIQYMEKFRDGDENAFRILFTRYKNRIISFCFWFCNDRDVAEELAQEVFLRVFKAVPSYRPEAKFSTWIFQIATNVCLNELRKTRYRYYMESLDSCHNSDEMGWAREIADRERQDPEYLLEDKERDHIVQKAISGLPEKQRIALLLRIYFGFSYQDIGLQMKCSESSVKSLIYRGRQNLKMILQKSSQIFNISGR encoded by the coding sequence ATGAAAGAAGATTCAGATATTCAATATATGGAAAAATTCAGGGATGGTGATGAGAATGCATTTAGGATTTTGTTTACAAGATACAAGAATAGGATTATCAGTTTTTGTTTCTGGTTTTGTAATGATAGGGATGTAGCAGAAGAATTAGCTCAGGAAGTTTTTTTGCGAGTTTTCAAGGCAGTGCCAAGCTATCGTCCAGAGGCAAAATTTTCTACATGGATTTTTCAGATTGCGACTAACGTGTGTTTGAATGAGTTGAGGAAGACGAGATACCGTTATTATATGGAATCCCTTGATTCTTGTCATAATTCAGATGAAATGGGGTGGGCAAGGGAGATTGCAGATAGGGAAAGGCAAGATCCTGAATATCTATTAGAGGATAAGGAGCGTGATCATATTGTTCAAAAGGCGATTTCAGGGCTGCCCGAAAAGCAGCGGATTGCCTTATTGCTTAGGATTTATTTTGGATTTTCATATCAGGATATCGGGTTGCAGATGAAATGCTCGGAGAGTAGCGTGAAATCCTTAATTTATAGGGGAAGGCAGAATCTTAAAATGATTCTGCAGAAGAGTTCTCAAATTTTCAATATATCTGGAAGATGA
- a CDS encoding zf-HC2 domain-containing protein: MLSPYMDEELPHYKADKIRLHLKTCRDCRREIESLQLTDNFLAGLTEIESSDGFDVSFWDRIENIRRNGRLWSLNTIFSFRWRYYYASALIVILIVFSIMFYNRNPVPTVDDEIISEHLELFRDYEIINHLDLLENWDSINMLKVKS; this comes from the coding sequence ATGTTATCACCGTATATGGATGAAGAATTGCCTCATTATAAGGCGGACAAGATTCGTCTGCATCTTAAAACTTGTAGGGATTGTCGCAGAGAGATTGAATCACTACAATTAACAGATAATTTCCTTGCTGGTCTTACAGAAATCGAATCATCTGATGGCTTTGATGTATCCTTTTGGGACAGGATCGAAAATATTCGGAGGAATGGACGTCTGTGGTCATTGAACACTATTTTCTCCTTTAGATGGCGATACTACTATGCCTCTGCTCTTATAGTCATTCTAATAGTGTTCTCTATTATGTTTTATAACCGAAACCCTGTTCCAACTGTTGATGATGAAATTATATCCGAACACCTTGAGTTATTCAGGGATTATGAAATCATCAACCATCTTGATCTTCTGGAAAACTGGGATTCAATCAATATGCTAAAAGTAAAATCGTGA